A single Hylaeus volcanicus isolate JK05 unplaced genomic scaffold, UHH_iyHylVolc1.0_haploid 12221, whole genome shotgun sequence DNA region contains:
- the LOC128883369 gene encoding uncharacterized protein LOC128883369 isoform X3 — protein MSLNESITKVSPLIQSSNGSSIDDLLVSWQMEEDHEKNSQCDKTPIHSNDFNWMNFLKLPLSSSDSDTSDKNTDSQKNNANLQIKEVSLKSSLEPLSLFSCEFNQPSSIPFHTSLGIPSPQPKGIPRGHIKLPEWFQEPQNSADMPAFLRKLRARYIHIHRRLHFLNNEKLSLLSYLQRCFSLTFSPCYLLFIISSKFQNVSQLDAFVQPSCHQVPSVSDTLPKEPMCHPLEIPNAAMESPHQAECHLKEQSFFDLDTSSQSSTHAHHASLLTCSKKSISPKPSSLDEISPNFQTPLVSDQLLQQSLNAQNTSFCSTKLQSVKVKNLRKKNPTTKQPNKTKRRTPTTVCAYPQPSTDSFPLSYWTSLPTNILRLWMSFFGMKSTKSSVSRSSILCSLSKISQYISLDASNHSVG, from the exons atgtCTTTAAACGAAAGCATTACAAAAGTGTCACCTTTAATACAGTCATCAAATGGGTCTTCCATTGATGATCTTCTTGTATCTTGGCAAATGGAAGAGGATCATGAAAAAAACAGTCAATGCGACAAAACTCCCATTCACTCAAACGATTTCAATTGgatgaattttcttaaattaccACTTTCTTCGAGCGATTCCGACACTTCCGATAAAAATACGGATTCtcaaaaaaataatgcaaaccTTCAAATTAAGgaggtttcattaaaatccAGCTTGGAGccattatcattattttcttgCGAATTCAATCAACcttcttcaattccttttCATACAAGTCTAGGCATTCCATCACCGCAACCAAAAGGTATTCCACGTGGTCATATCAAATTACCTGAGTGGTTTCAAGAACCACAG AATTCAGCTGATATGCCAGCCTTTTTAAGGAAATTACGTGCCCGGTATATCCATATTCACAGGCgactccattttttaaataatgaaaaactttctcttctttcttacCTTCAGAGGTGTTTTTCTTTAACGTTTTCTCCttgttatttactttttattatttctagtaAATTTCAAAACGTTAGTCAACTTGACGCTTTTGTACAACCAAGCTGTCACCAAGTTCCTTCTGTCTCTGACACACTTCCTAAAGAACCAATGTGCCACCCATTAG AAATCCCAAATGCCGCAATGGAGTCACCTCATCAAGCTGAGTGTCATTTAAAAGAACAATCCTTCTTTGATTTGGACACTTCTTCTCAATCATCAACTCATGCTCATCATGCTTCCCTGTTAACTTGTTCGAAGAAG TCAATTTCTCCAAAGCCCTCTTCTTTAGATGAAATCTCACCAAATTTTCAGACGCCACTCGTCTCAGACCAGTTGTTACAACAAAGCCTCAACGCTCAAAATACTTCTTTTTGTTCG ACAAAATTACAGTCTGTTAAAGTAAAGAATTTGAGGAAAAAAAATCCTACAACAAAACAACCAAATAAAACAAAGCGGAGAACACCCACAACGGTATGTGCTTACCCTCAACCTTCGACCGATTCTTTCCCTTTATCTTACTGGACTTCGTTACCAACAAATATTCTTCGTTTATGGATGAGTTTTTTTGGTATGAAG TCAACAAAAAGTTCTGTGAGTCGTTCTTCTATTCTCTGCTCactttctaaaatttcacAATATATTTCTCTTGATGCATCCAACCATTCGGTTGGGTAA
- the LOC128883369 gene encoding uncharacterized protein LOC128883369 isoform X4, translating to MSLNESITKVSPLIQSSNGSSIDDLLVSWQMEEDHEKNSQCDKTPIHSNDFNWMNFLKLPLSSSDSDTSDKNTDSQKNNANLQIKEVSLKSSLEPLSLFSCEFNQPSSIPFHTSLGIPSPQPKGIPRGHIKLPEWFQEPQNSADMPAFLRKLRARYIHIHRRLHFLNNEKLSLLSYLQRCFSLTFSPCYLLFIISSKFQNVSQLDAFVQPSCHQVPSVSDTLPKEPMCHPLEIPNAAMESPHQAECHLKEQSFFDLDTSSQSSTHAHHASLLTCSKKSISPKPSSLDEISPNFQTPLVSDQLLQQSLNAQNTSFCSTKLQSVKVKNLRKKNPTTKQPNKTKRRTPTTVCAYPQPSTDSFPLSYWTSLPTNILRLWMSFFVNKKFCESFFYSLLTF from the exons atgtCTTTAAACGAAAGCATTACAAAAGTGTCACCTTTAATACAGTCATCAAATGGGTCTTCCATTGATGATCTTCTTGTATCTTGGCAAATGGAAGAGGATCATGAAAAAAACAGTCAATGCGACAAAACTCCCATTCACTCAAACGATTTCAATTGgatgaattttcttaaattaccACTTTCTTCGAGCGATTCCGACACTTCCGATAAAAATACGGATTCtcaaaaaaataatgcaaaccTTCAAATTAAGgaggtttcattaaaatccAGCTTGGAGccattatcattattttcttgCGAATTCAATCAACcttcttcaattccttttCATACAAGTCTAGGCATTCCATCACCGCAACCAAAAGGTATTCCACGTGGTCATATCAAATTACCTGAGTGGTTTCAAGAACCACAG AATTCAGCTGATATGCCAGCCTTTTTAAGGAAATTACGTGCCCGGTATATCCATATTCACAGGCgactccattttttaaataatgaaaaactttctcttctttcttacCTTCAGAGGTGTTTTTCTTTAACGTTTTCTCCttgttatttactttttattatttctagtaAATTTCAAAACGTTAGTCAACTTGACGCTTTTGTACAACCAAGCTGTCACCAAGTTCCTTCTGTCTCTGACACACTTCCTAAAGAACCAATGTGCCACCCATTAG AAATCCCAAATGCCGCAATGGAGTCACCTCATCAAGCTGAGTGTCATTTAAAAGAACAATCCTTCTTTGATTTGGACACTTCTTCTCAATCATCAACTCATGCTCATCATGCTTCCCTGTTAACTTGTTCGAAGAAG TCAATTTCTCCAAAGCCCTCTTCTTTAGATGAAATCTCACCAAATTTTCAGACGCCACTCGTCTCAGACCAGTTGTTACAACAAAGCCTCAACGCTCAAAATACTTCTTTTTGTTCG ACAAAATTACAGTCTGTTAAAGTAAAGAATTTGAGGAAAAAAAATCCTACAACAAAACAACCAAATAAAACAAAGCGGAGAACACCCACAACGGTATGTGCTTACCCTCAACCTTCGACCGATTCTTTCCCTTTATCTTACTGGACTTCGTTACCAACAAATATTCTTCGTTTATGGATGAGTTTTTTTG TCAACAAAAAGTTCTGTGAGTCGTTCTTCTATTCTCTGCTCactttctaa
- the LOC128883369 gene encoding uncharacterized protein LOC128883369 isoform X1, with amino-acid sequence MSLNESITKVSPLIQSSNGSSIDDLLVSWQMEEDHEKNSQCDKTPIHSNDFNWMNFLKLPLSSSDSDTSDKNTDSQKNNANLQIKEVSLKSSLEPLSLFSCEFNQPSSIPFHTSLGIPSPQPKGIPRGHIKLPEWFQEPQNSADMPAFLRKLRARYIHIHRRLHFLNNEKLSLLSYLQRCFSLTFSPCYLLFIISSKFQNVSQLDAFVQPSCHQVPSVSDTLPKEPMCHPLEIPNAAMESPHQAECHLKEQSFFDLDTSSQSSTHAHHASLLTCSKKSISPKPSSLDEISPNFQTPLVSDQLLQQSLNAQNTSFCSTKLQSVKVKNLRKKNPTTKQPNKTKRRTPTTVCAYPQPSTDSFPLSYWTSLPTNILRLWMSFFGMKSTKSSVSRSSILCSLSKISQYISLDASNHSVGVMKSEQLTRFVLQQTFFLLEYEYFFD; translated from the exons atgtCTTTAAACGAAAGCATTACAAAAGTGTCACCTTTAATACAGTCATCAAATGGGTCTTCCATTGATGATCTTCTTGTATCTTGGCAAATGGAAGAGGATCATGAAAAAAACAGTCAATGCGACAAAACTCCCATTCACTCAAACGATTTCAATTGgatgaattttcttaaattaccACTTTCTTCGAGCGATTCCGACACTTCCGATAAAAATACGGATTCtcaaaaaaataatgcaaaccTTCAAATTAAGgaggtttcattaaaatccAGCTTGGAGccattatcattattttcttgCGAATTCAATCAACcttcttcaattccttttCATACAAGTCTAGGCATTCCATCACCGCAACCAAAAGGTATTCCACGTGGTCATATCAAATTACCTGAGTGGTTTCAAGAACCACAG AATTCAGCTGATATGCCAGCCTTTTTAAGGAAATTACGTGCCCGGTATATCCATATTCACAGGCgactccattttttaaataatgaaaaactttctcttctttcttacCTTCAGAGGTGTTTTTCTTTAACGTTTTCTCCttgttatttactttttattatttctagtaAATTTCAAAACGTTAGTCAACTTGACGCTTTTGTACAACCAAGCTGTCACCAAGTTCCTTCTGTCTCTGACACACTTCCTAAAGAACCAATGTGCCACCCATTAG AAATCCCAAATGCCGCAATGGAGTCACCTCATCAAGCTGAGTGTCATTTAAAAGAACAATCCTTCTTTGATTTGGACACTTCTTCTCAATCATCAACTCATGCTCATCATGCTTCCCTGTTAACTTGTTCGAAGAAG TCAATTTCTCCAAAGCCCTCTTCTTTAGATGAAATCTCACCAAATTTTCAGACGCCACTCGTCTCAGACCAGTTGTTACAACAAAGCCTCAACGCTCAAAATACTTCTTTTTGTTCG ACAAAATTACAGTCTGTTAAAGTAAAGAATTTGAGGAAAAAAAATCCTACAACAAAACAACCAAATAAAACAAAGCGGAGAACACCCACAACGGTATGTGCTTACCCTCAACCTTCGACCGATTCTTTCCCTTTATCTTACTGGACTTCGTTACCAACAAATATTCTTCGTTTATGGATGAGTTTTTTTGGTATGAAG TCAACAAAAAGTTCTGTGAGTCGTTCTTCTATTCTCTGCTCactttctaaaatttcacAATATATTTCTCTTGATGCATCCAACCATTCGGTTGG TGTAATGAAATCAGAGCAATTGACCCGTTTTGTTTTacaacaaactttttttttgcttgaatacgaatatttttttgattga
- the LOC128883369 gene encoding uncharacterized protein LOC128883369 isoform X2: MSLNESITKVSPLIQSSNGSSIDDLLVSWQMEEDHEKNSQCDKTPIHSNDFNWMNFLKLPLSSSDSDTSDKNTDSQKNNANLQIKEVSLKSSLEPLSLFSCEFNQPSSIPFHTSLGIPSPQPKGIPRGHIKLPEWFQEPQNSADMPAFLRKLRARYIHIHRRLHFLNNEKLSLLSYLQSKFQNVSQLDAFVQPSCHQVPSVSDTLPKEPMCHPLEIPNAAMESPHQAECHLKEQSFFDLDTSSQSSTHAHHASLLTCSKKSISPKPSSLDEISPNFQTPLVSDQLLQQSLNAQNTSFCSTKLQSVKVKNLRKKNPTTKQPNKTKRRTPTTVCAYPQPSTDSFPLSYWTSLPTNILRLWMSFFGMKSTKSSVSRSSILCSLSKISQYISLDASNHSVGVMKSEQLTRFVLQQTFFLLEYEYFFD; encoded by the exons atgtCTTTAAACGAAAGCATTACAAAAGTGTCACCTTTAATACAGTCATCAAATGGGTCTTCCATTGATGATCTTCTTGTATCTTGGCAAATGGAAGAGGATCATGAAAAAAACAGTCAATGCGACAAAACTCCCATTCACTCAAACGATTTCAATTGgatgaattttcttaaattaccACTTTCTTCGAGCGATTCCGACACTTCCGATAAAAATACGGATTCtcaaaaaaataatgcaaaccTTCAAATTAAGgaggtttcattaaaatccAGCTTGGAGccattatcattattttcttgCGAATTCAATCAACcttcttcaattccttttCATACAAGTCTAGGCATTCCATCACCGCAACCAAAAGGTATTCCACGTGGTCATATCAAATTACCTGAGTGGTTTCAAGAACCACAG AATTCAGCTGATATGCCAGCCTTTTTAAGGAAATTACGTGCCCGGTATATCCATATTCACAGGCgactccattttttaaataatgaaaaactttctcttctttcttacCTTCAGAG taAATTTCAAAACGTTAGTCAACTTGACGCTTTTGTACAACCAAGCTGTCACCAAGTTCCTTCTGTCTCTGACACACTTCCTAAAGAACCAATGTGCCACCCATTAG AAATCCCAAATGCCGCAATGGAGTCACCTCATCAAGCTGAGTGTCATTTAAAAGAACAATCCTTCTTTGATTTGGACACTTCTTCTCAATCATCAACTCATGCTCATCATGCTTCCCTGTTAACTTGTTCGAAGAAG TCAATTTCTCCAAAGCCCTCTTCTTTAGATGAAATCTCACCAAATTTTCAGACGCCACTCGTCTCAGACCAGTTGTTACAACAAAGCCTCAACGCTCAAAATACTTCTTTTTGTTCG ACAAAATTACAGTCTGTTAAAGTAAAGAATTTGAGGAAAAAAAATCCTACAACAAAACAACCAAATAAAACAAAGCGGAGAACACCCACAACGGTATGTGCTTACCCTCAACCTTCGACCGATTCTTTCCCTTTATCTTACTGGACTTCGTTACCAACAAATATTCTTCGTTTATGGATGAGTTTTTTTGGTATGAAG TCAACAAAAAGTTCTGTGAGTCGTTCTTCTATTCTCTGCTCactttctaaaatttcacAATATATTTCTCTTGATGCATCCAACCATTCGGTTGG TGTAATGAAATCAGAGCAATTGACCCGTTTTGTTTTacaacaaactttttttttgcttgaatacgaatatttttttgattga
- the LOC128883369 gene encoding uncharacterized protein LOC128883369 isoform X5, whose product MTFHNRSHDCVVSVDPQSSVSTASFSHLNSISNVVVSRSGRKYIEDSILASYRLDGRSLLDFRPVSIDKNVLPSFNGSAHVVSSNAELIACVKTEIQPYTNDSRNQPFVTCDVDCSPITNLAEKYETSHITSRYLTQLVNSHILTCFANDRNFVIDQHFFWKVSINVLVLNGEGDLLDIVTVGIKAALLETSFPHITCVRTLNDITREETMDFVVDPRPEIGTPFPIDSLPIFVTAGQICSRFVWDLSPEEAVCSHVRISVAVNSKGQCFGMHKTGTSTLPLSSILLAIQNSCHIGTKIHLLIKEKVNCN is encoded by the exons ATGACATTTCATAACCGTTCTCATGATTGTGTTGTTTCAGTTGATCCTCAATCTTCTGTGTCAACAGCGTCCTTttctcatttaaattcaatcagCAACGTTGTCGTCAGTCGATCAGGACGCAAATATATTGAAGATAGTATCTTGGCGTCATATCGTTTAGACGGAAGAAGCTTACTTGATTTTCGACCTGTATCAATTGAC AAAAACGTTTTACCATCCTTCAACGGATCGGCTCACGTTGTTTCTTCAAATGCTGAATTGATTGCCTGTGTGAAA ACCGAAATTCAACCTTACACGAATGATTCTCGAAATCAACCGTTTGTTACTTGTGATGTCGACTG TTCACCAATAACAAATTTAgctgaaaaatatgaaacaagtCACATAACATCTCGATACTTAACACAGCTTGTGAATTCTCATATTTTGACTTGTTTCGCTAACGATCGGAATTTCGTTAttgatcaacattttttttggaaaGTCTCAATAAATGTTTTG GTTTTAAATGGTGAAGGCGATTTATTAGATATTGTCACCGTGGGTATAAAAGCTGCTCTACTTGAAACATC GTTTCCACATATAACATGTGTTCGAACACTTAATGATATCACAAGAGAAGAGACGATGGATTTCGTCGTAGATCCCAG ACCTGAAATAGGTACACCGTTTCCCATTGACTCTCTTCCAATCTTTGTGACTGCTGGACAA ATATGCTCCCGTTTCGTCTGGGACTTAAGCCCTGAAGAAGCTGTTTGCTCTCACGTCCGCATTTCTGTAGCTGTGAATTCAAAAGGTCAATGTTTCGGCATGCATAAGACAG gaACTTCAACGTTACCTTTAAGTTCAATTCTTCTTGCCATTCAG aattcTTGTCACATTGGAACcaaaattcatttacttattaaagaaaaagtcaactgcaattaa